In Amia ocellicauda isolate fAmiCal2 chromosome 7, fAmiCal2.hap1, whole genome shotgun sequence, the genomic window AGCTCTTTCTCTGCGTCAGTGCaaggctgtctgtgtgtctgtctgtctgtctgcagtcTGTGTGTCCCCCAGcattctctgtgtctctgtctgtctgtcggtGTCCTGTGCAGGGCATCAGGGTTCCCCTCCTCAGTGTCAGTGAGCCGCAGGTCTCTGTGTCCCCTAGGAGACCGCAGCACTGGGGCTGCCCTCCGTGTGTGAGGGGGAACAGGGCCGAACGAGCTCCTCTGTGGTGGTCTTGCTGAACTGCGCCTGGTCCCTGCTCACCCTGCACCAGCAGACCCGGACCAGACTGAGAcaggcggagagagagagagagcgaatgGACACCCTGAgggtgagagagcgagagagagtgcGCAAGTGGAAACCCTGAGGGTGAGAGAGGCGTAGGGGAGTCTGAATTGCCTACAGGCTCACGGTTTCTGTGTCAATGACCCCCCAGGAGAAGCTGCAGGAGAGGGATGTCCATGTCGCTGCACTGCAGGACAGCCTGAGGACGCTGCGGGAGCAGAACTCGGAGCTGCACAGCTCTCTGAGGGCGGAGAGGGAGCAGGTGGGCAGGGAGCTGCACTGGGCTGTGTGTAGAACAGGAAGCTGAGTGAATAatcactgtgtctctgtctgcggCAGTGTGTGCGGCTGCGGTCCCGGGACACCCAGCAGGCCGCGGAGCTGAGGCGACGGGAGCAGCAGTGCCAGAGATTGAAGGACAGAGTGACACAGCTGACAGATGGACAGAGGGacaggagagccagtgagagacggagacattattatttttttattattatttttatttcttggcagacgtaattgcaaaaatacagagaattacaaggcatcaatcattacaagttaCAACGtagatataaaatacaaaatacattttacagattccaatttacaatttacacaagtacagtaagagactacctacatcctggacggtgaaagctaagtgctgtcaagatgtagggttacagacgagggctacgggaaagggagcaagggggaaaacaatcaagaagggatagaggactaatattacaagtgctgtcggaagagatgcgtcttgagtaagtgccggaatgaggtcaaggactctgctgttttgacttcagtggacaggttgttccaccactaagggtccagggatgagaaggagcgggctctggaggagggagagtggagaggaggcagagttagccttctggcactggaggagcgcagtggtctggaggggatgtatggagagacgagtgactgaaggtatcttggtgcagtgtggtcaagacagcggtaggtgagggtcaaagtcttgaactgaatgcgtgccagttttgggagccagtggaaggagcggagcagtggagtagcatgtgcgaatcgtggcagagagaataccagacaagctgcagagttctggatgagctggagtgggcgggtagtggatgcaggcaggccggccaggagggagttgcagtagtccaggtgggagaggaccagtgactggacgagtagctgagtcgagtagttggtgaggaagggaggatcgagggtgactcctagatttttagcggaagaagaaggagagagtatggtggattccaaggggatcgagatggggaggtcagcagaaggtgaggaagagtggggggaaaaagatctgatttggagaggttgagcttgaggtggtgcgagtgcatccaggtggaaatggcagacaagcaggaagagatgcgtgaggggatgagagggtcagaagaggggaAAATacgggaagatctgggcatcatcagcatagaagtggtaggagaagccatgggaagcgatgagggggcccagggagagagtgtagagtgagaacaggagcgggcccaggacggagccttgtgAAACAcatgtgaggagaggttgaggggtggatgaggagcctcgccatgtcacttggtaggaccggtcgctgaggtaggaggagaaccaggtgagagcagtcccagagatcccaaggtcagtgaggcaggagaggaggatggagtgatcaacggtgtcaaatgctgcagagaggtcaaggaggatgaggactgaggagagggaggctgcccgagcgcagctgagggagtcagtgacagccaggagagccgtttcagtggagtgagctgtgcggaatccagattgcagaggatcaaggagtgagtgttggaaCAGAAaatccgagagctgacggtggaccgcccgctcgagagtcttggagaggaagggaggtagggagacagggcgatagttctgaggagaggtgacatcaagggttggtttcttgagcagtgggatgacggcagcttgtttaaatgcagaggggaaaccgccagagaggagtgaggagttgaggagggaggagatgaaagggagatcaggagcggttgcttggaagagacaagaagggagagggtccaggtcacatgttgtgggtttgtgacgtaggaggagagcagaaacttcagcatctgagagaggtgagaatgaagaaaaggaagttaggtcggtgggaggtttcggtgtgatgggagatgaaggtggagtattgaagagcctgcggatgacatgcacacacgcgcacactgacattgacagacacagagacgcacagagctgAGCACGCTGCCGGACACGCAGACACTGCTGGACCCGTAGATGCATGGACCTCAACAGGCTGACTTTGCTGTTCGTCTCTCTGCAGCCATTGAACTCCTGAACCCACTGCCTCGGCCGGAGGGCAGGAGAGTCCCCTGCAGGGCGGGCAGAGCCAACACCCGGTGCGtgcgcgtgcgtgcgtgtgcgtgtgtttgtttgcAAGAGTGTTGTGGTCAGTCTGCTGCTCTCTGTTGCCCATGCAGGCGGGAGGAGGCGCTGCAGCGGCTGCTGGAGGCGGGGCAGGCGGAGCTGCAGGGGGCGGAGTCTCGCAGTCACCGCCTCGCTGGCCTGCTGGCCGGACTGAGCCGAGACATGGGCGGCCTGCTGTGCCGGGGCGGGGTGAGCACTGCGCTGGGGGGGGTGAGAGGAGAggcagagtgagtgagtgagtccGTCTGCCCTCCGTCTCCTGCAGGCGGCCCTGGACGATGTGGAGGCTGGGGGGGAGGGTCCAGATTGGGAGCAGCTGGTCCAATCAGAGGCAGATCTGGGGGACCATGTGACTGGGGGCGTGGTGCGGCTGTGGAGCAGCGTGAGGACATACCTAGAGGAGCTGCCGACACACGGTAATAACACGCTACATGCCACTGACACCGTTACACTAGACGCTTTCCTTTGATGCAGTTGTAGCGCACCGCACGTGCAGCCAGGAGTCAGTgacgtctgtgtgtctgcgcagGCTTTTCCTCAGTGCCCATGGGTACAGACCAAGAGAAGCAGCTGGCGCAGCTGCAGGTGGAACTGGATCGCAGTCACCAGCTGATCCGGCTGCAGCAGGAGCTCCTGCAGGTAAACACCGGCACCGTGGGGTCAGTACCAGCTGCACCACGTACCCTCTATTGCACAGCCTTGAACGGTCCTGggaaagggcatctgctaaataTAATGAtgcctgttctctctctctcaggagagcgtctctcctgctctcccctcctccctcgCTCACTGTTACCACCTGGAGGAGTGGGAGCGGCTCCGGGCCGAGAGGACGGAGCTTGACTCTCAGCGGCGCAGATTCCAGGAGGAAAGGCAGAGATTCACCGAGGCTGCCATCCGATTGGGCCACgaggtgaggaggaggagtcACTGAAGACCCCAGctggtctctgtctgtctgtctggtccATCCAccatctgtctgtccatctctctgcgctgatcctccctctctctctctgtctcagcgCTGTCAGTTCGACCAGCAGAGGGCGTCTGTCCTGCAGCAGCAGTTCCTCAGTCTTTCGCCCAGCCCCCGTGGTGAGAATCCCCCACTGATTGTGTTTCCTGTGTTTCCTGTGTCTCctgtgtctgctgtgtgtgtcaggcTGTCTGTGTTGCAGGTCTGGATCAGGAGACCCCCTCTCGCTCTGGCCGGGCTGCAGCCTCCTCCCCGGGGTCAGCAGTCGTGCCCTGGCTCAGCCGGGCCGCAGTCTGCACCCCAAGCACCCCAGAACTGTACCGCTCTCTGAGACTGCAGCTCCCCACCAGGTCAGACACTGACACttgcacacacagagacgcacatacACTGATgcatgtttacacagacacacactcacactgacatgCTCACTGAGACTTACTCAAACAGACACCAAAACACTCacgcacactgacacgcacacacagagacacacacacacaccctgacatGCTCACAGACtgacgcatgcacacacacacacacacacacacacgcagagtcCGTATGCATGATCCCGCCCAATTTCCAGTGCTCTCTCTTTCAGGGAAAGCCCAGCTGGGGCAGAGCGCTGGGCCCTGGGGGGGGCGAGAGGACAGTACCCCCCCTCAGACCTGGACTTCTCTTTctgaagagggagagagcagcCAAACCCCCACCACCTGCCTGTCCCGTCCCCCGTCCCGCCAGCTAGGTGGCGTCCCTGCAGCACCGATCTCTGGCTGCTTTTTCACTGTCGtttgattttaatattaaaacgaATAAAGATGTGACTGACGGCCGTGTCGCTGTGGAACTGATCGAGGGGCTGAACTCTCATAATAAAGGTTTTTGCGATTCAAGCTGCCCTATATTATTCAACGCTCTGAATAAAATAGCCATCTGTTCTCTTAACAGCCTGACTCCAAAAGGCTTTGCAGAGACTGGTGAATAGGACACCCGCCTACACCCCCCCACCTGCACACAGCAGCACCAGCTGCAAAACACCAGTAGAGGGACACAAAGCCCAACAAGCCCCCGACACCAAGCAGTGCCAGGGCCCCAACATTGCAGGACCCAGCTTCCATGACCTCGTACAGCTGCCCAAGCGCAGGAAAGCCTCCGATTTAGTCTGATTTTCATGTGAAGACACTCGGGGTGACCGGGAGAGCTGAGTGCGCTGTATGAGCTGCCAGTGGACTCGGGGAAGGATGGCTTTGAATTGAATGCCTGGAACATTGTTCTGCTGAAACACGGTCATTTCAGTGACCGGACTCTCGGCGCTCCTCCTGTTATCAGTGCACTGTGGTGATGCTGTGTTGCTTTTCAATACACAGAACTTTACTTTCTTAAAAAGAATGTGGGTAAAAAAAAGACACTAACTGTCCCTTCTGTAATGTAGGAGACTGTTTTCATCTGGAATTAAAACTCAAATGGAATTTAGTTTTAATCAGACATTAAAACATGTCATACAGTTAATGGGAATATTGTTTTATCCCTTACATTCTTCATTTCTCCGTTGTGTTTAAATTTGCATTAAGCCCAATTTCTTAGCTAGTGGAGTCAAAAGATATTGAAATAttcacattgttttatttatttatttgtatttcattgttAAGGATTCATatgaaagtaaatgtacatgcatCTGACCAGGTGGAAATGAAATCATTACTTTATATTTGATTAATCTGTTCTTGTTAATTGTGGTTAGTAACAAAATCCGCTGTCCCTCAGATTAGTGTTTGAACTTGGGGAAATCACACTGGGCAGCCTCCTGCGATTCGTGCTGATTAAGGGCTATTAATGGTTAACAAAACAAGAGTTTCACGAGCCTCTTTATTCTCCTTTCAGGTTGTGTTCTGGTTCGAATCACGTAGATCAAGGGGATTAACACAAGACATTCTGCAAGAGGCTTTGATCGGTACTTGAGTTGAATAAACAAAGGCCTGACTTTATTCGATAGTATTTCTTCCgagttatgtattttttatcgtttttaccaataaacattatatttgtaGCTTTTAATAggtgttcatattttaattaacttgaTTTACAATagcaaaattacaattcattttGTAGAAGCATTGAGGACATTCAGTAGCTTGTAAGAGTTACATGAGACAATCAGGAAAGTGGCGAAAATGTAGCTGATTGGATCATCACTGTCTCTGATCACAAGAATGTAGGCTGATCAAAGCGTGTTTCTGTTCTGGTTG contains:
- the LOC136752404 gene encoding afadin- and alpha-actinin-binding protein, translated to MTHRTSPPLFRPPGATQWRSTEPLRAVSTMMESTRWPTDSELDSRSPGLQDTFSIDSPCSPPHTDRLYSAFSWTDREQQRLELFLCETAALGLPSVCEGEQGRTSSSVVVLLNCAWSLLTLHQQTRTRLRQAERERERMDTLREKLQERDVHVAALQDSLRTLREQNSELHSSLRAEREQCVRLRSRDTQQAAELRRREQQCQRLKDRVTQLTDGQRDRRATIELLNPLPRPEGRRVPCRAGRANTRREEALQRLLEAGQAELQGAESRSHRLAGLLAGLSRDMGGLLCRGGAALDDVEAGGEGPDWEQLVQSEADLGDHVTGGVVRLWSSVRTYLEELPTHGFSSVPMGTDQEKQLAQLQVELDRSHQLIRLQQELLQESVSPALPSSLAHCYHLEEWERLRAERTELDSQRRRFQEERQRFTEAAIRLGHERCQFDQQRASVLQQQFLSLSPSPRGLDQETPSRSGRAAASSPGSAVVPWLSRAAVCTPSTPELYRSLRLQLPTRESPAGAERWALGGARGQYPPSDLDFSF